Below is a genomic region from Sphingomonas sp. KR3-1.
GTCGCGCCGGCAAATTGGTCGTCGATCTTGCGCAGCAGCCAGTTCTCGTTCTTCTGCTTGCCGCGCGGCTTCAGGCGGATCAGCAGCCACTCGCCCTGCATCCGCTCGCCCTCGAGCGTGAAGTGGAGATGGCCCTTCTCCAGGTCCTTCGCGCTCTTGCCCGGAATCGGCGCCCATTGGCCGTCGTCCCACAGCATCACCGTGCCGCCGCCATATTGTCCCTTGGGGATCGTCCCCTCGAAATCGGCATAGGAGAGCGGGTGATCCTCGGTGCGCACCGCCAGCCGCTTCTCGTTCGGATCGAGGCTCGGCCCGCGCGTCACCGCCCAGCTCTTGAGCACCCCGTCGATCTCGAGCCGGAAGTCCCAGTGGAGCCGCGTCGCGTCATGCTTCTGGACCATGAAGCGATGGCCCGTGCCCTTGGCGATCTTGCCCGCCGGCTCCGCGGTCTTGGCGAAATCGCGCTTGGCGTTGTACTTCGCGAGGGGATCGGTCGCCATTTATGCCCGCTTCCGCGCCGGCGCCTTCTTCGCGGGCGCCTTGTCTTCCTTCACCGGCCTGGTCTTCACGGCCTTGCTGGTCTTTGCCTCGGGCTTCTCGAGCGACTTCTTGAGCGCCGCCATCAGGTCGACCACGTTCGAGCCGCGCGCGGCGCTGCCCTCGTCCTTGTCCTCGATGATCTTGCGGCCCTTGGCCTTCTTCTTGCGCTCGATCAGCTCGTGCAGCGCATCGACATAGCGATCGTGGAACGCGCCGGGATCGAACTTTGCCACCTTCTTGCCGATCAGGCTCTCGGCCAGCCCCAACAGCTCGGGATCGGGCGCGTCATCGGGGATGTCGCGGAAATAGCCCTGCGCCTTGTTGACCTCATCGGCATAGCGCAGCGTCTCCAGCACCATGCCGCGCCCGCACGGCTTGAGGCTCACCACATATTCGCGCCCGCGCATCGCCAGCTGGCCCAGCCCGACCTTGCGCGTCCGCTTCAGTGCCTCGCGCAGCACGATGAACGCCTCTTCCGCGAGATCGTCGGCGGGCACGACGAAATAGGGCCGCTCATAATAGAGCACGTCGATCTCGTCGGCGTCGACGAACTGGGTGAGCTCGAGCGTCTTCTTCGATTCGAGCTTCACCGCGTCGATCTCGTCCTGCTCGAGCAGGACATATTCGCCCTTCTCGACCTCGAACCCCTTCACGATCTCGTCGGGCTCGACCGCGCCCAGCCCCGGCGCGACCTTCTCATACTTGATCCGCTTGCCGCTCGGCTCGTGGATCTGGTGGAAGCTGATCTGCGCGCCCGATTTGGTCGCGGTGTAGATCTCGACGGGGATCGAGACGAGCGCCAGCCGTATCTGCCCCTGCCAATAAGCCCGCGCCGCCATCACTCGCCTCCTTCGTTGCGAAGCCGATTCAATGTGCCAGCAAAGGAGTCGTTCCTCGACACCTCTTTAGTGGGGCGGTAGAGCGCGGCGCATGCGCACCGATCCCTTCGAACTGTTCGACGCCTGGTATCAGGAAGCCCGGGCGAGCGAGCCCAACGACTCGAACGCGATGGCCCTGGCGACGGTGAATGCCGACCTCCAGCCCTCGGTGCGGATGGTGCTGCTCAAGGGCCACGGCCCGGACGGCTTCGTCTTCTACACCAACCGCGAGAGCCGCAAGGCGCAGGACCTGCACGACGGCGCCAAGGTCGCCTTGCTGTTCCACTGGAAGTCGCT
It encodes:
- a CDS encoding Ku protein gives rise to the protein MAARAYWQGQIRLALVSIPVEIYTATKSGAQISFHQIHEPSGKRIKYEKVAPGLGAVEPDEIVKGFEVEKGEYVLLEQDEIDAVKLESKKTLELTQFVDADEIDVLYYERPYFVVPADDLAEEAFIVLREALKRTRKVGLGQLAMRGREYVVSLKPCGRGMVLETLRYADEVNKAQGYFRDIPDDAPDPELLGLAESLIGKKVAKFDPGAFHDRYVDALHELIERKKKAKGRKIIEDKDEGSAARGSNVVDLMAALKKSLEKPEAKTSKAVKTRPVKEDKAPAKKAPARKRA